Proteins from a genomic interval of Burkholderia cepacia GG4:
- a CDS encoding dihydrofolate reductase produces the protein MTTLTLIVARARNGIIGRDNQLPWKLPEDLAFFKRTTMGAPIVMGRKTHESIGRPLPGRRNIVVTRDAARRFDGCDTVTSLADALALAARDGVAEAFLIGGAQLYAEGLVLADKLVVTEIDADFDGDASFPAPDPAHWHEVSRDPHQAAAPNTFGYAFVVYERKRG, from the coding sequence ATGACGACGTTGACCCTGATCGTCGCGCGTGCCCGCAACGGCATCATCGGCCGCGACAACCAGTTGCCCTGGAAACTTCCCGAGGACCTCGCGTTCTTCAAGCGCACGACGATGGGCGCGCCGATCGTGATGGGCCGCAAGACCCACGAGTCGATCGGCCGGCCGCTGCCGGGCCGCCGCAACATCGTCGTCACCCGCGACGCAGCGCGCCGCTTCGACGGCTGCGACACCGTCACGTCGCTCGCCGACGCGCTCGCGCTCGCCGCGCGCGACGGGGTGGCCGAGGCATTCCTGATCGGCGGCGCGCAGCTCTATGCGGAAGGCCTCGTGCTCGCCGACAAGCTGGTCGTCACCGAGATCGACGCTGACTTCGACGGCGATGCGTCATTCCCGGCCCCCGATCCCGCGCACTGGCACGAAGTGTCGCGCGACCCGCACCAGGCCGCCGCGCCGAACACGTTCGGCTATGCGTTCGTCGTCTACGAGCGCAAGCGCGGCTGA
- the pmbA gene encoding metalloprotease PmbA, producing the protein MAANLDVQARYFPHTQDQLKEIASDILRHAKALGASDAATEISEGDGLSVSVRRGEVETIEHNRDKMVGVTVFIGKKRGNASTSDFSPAAIKDTVAAAYNIARFTAEDDAAGLAEAELLETDPRDLDLYHPWALTADEAVELARRAEDAAFAVSPQIRNSEGASVSAQHSQFVLATSRGFLAGYPYSRHYIACAPIAGSGRHMQRDDWYSSKRSAVDLAAPEAVGRYAAERALARMGARRLDTRKVPVLFEAPLAAGLLGAFVQAVSGGALYRKTSFLVDSLGKPVFAPHVQVVEDPHVPRAMGSAPFDEEGVRTRARSVVNDGVVEGYFLSTYSARKLGTQTTGNAGGSHNLALRSSNTQPGDDFDAMLKKLGTGLLLTELMGQGVNYVTGDYSRGAAGFWVENGVIQYPVEEITVASTLQEMFRHIVAIGADSIVRGTKETGSVLIEQMTIAGQ; encoded by the coding sequence ATGGCAGCCAATCTCGACGTACAAGCGCGCTATTTCCCGCACACGCAGGACCAGCTCAAAGAAATCGCCTCGGACATCCTTCGCCATGCGAAGGCACTCGGCGCGTCGGACGCCGCGACCGAAATCTCCGAAGGCGACGGCCTGTCGGTGTCGGTGCGCCGCGGCGAGGTCGAGACGATCGAGCACAACCGCGACAAGATGGTCGGCGTCACGGTGTTCATCGGCAAGAAGCGCGGCAACGCGAGCACGTCGGATTTCTCGCCGGCCGCGATCAAGGATACCGTCGCCGCCGCGTACAACATCGCGCGCTTCACGGCCGAGGACGACGCGGCCGGCCTCGCCGAGGCCGAACTGCTCGAAACCGACCCGCGCGACCTCGACCTCTATCACCCGTGGGCGCTGACGGCCGACGAGGCCGTCGAGCTCGCCCGCCGCGCGGAAGATGCCGCGTTCGCGGTCAGCCCGCAGATTCGCAACTCGGAAGGCGCGAGCGTGTCGGCGCAGCATTCGCAGTTCGTGCTCGCGACGTCGCGCGGCTTCCTCGCCGGCTACCCGTACTCGCGCCACTACATCGCGTGCGCACCGATCGCGGGCAGCGGCCGCCACATGCAGCGCGACGACTGGTATTCGTCGAAGCGCAGCGCGGTCGATCTCGCGGCCCCGGAAGCCGTGGGGCGCTACGCGGCCGAGCGTGCGCTCGCGCGGATGGGCGCACGCCGCCTCGACACCCGCAAGGTGCCGGTGCTGTTCGAGGCGCCGCTCGCGGCCGGCCTGCTCGGCGCGTTCGTGCAGGCCGTGAGCGGCGGCGCGCTGTATCGCAAGACGTCGTTCCTCGTCGACAGCCTCGGCAAGCCGGTGTTCGCGCCGCATGTCCAGGTCGTCGAGGATCCGCACGTGCCGCGCGCGATGGGCAGCGCGCCGTTCGACGAGGAAGGCGTGCGCACGCGCGCGCGCAGCGTCGTCAACGATGGTGTGGTTGAAGGCTACTTTCTGTCGACCTACTCGGCGCGCAAGCTCGGCACGCAGACGACCGGCAACGCGGGCGGCTCGCACAACCTCGCGCTGCGCAGCTCGAACACGCAGCCGGGCGACGATTTCGACGCGATGCTGAAGAAGCTCGGCACGGGCCTGCTGCTGACCGAACTGATGGGGCAGGGCGTGAACTACGTGACCGGCGACTATTCGCGCGGCGCGGCCGGCTTCTGGGTCGAGAACGGCGTGATCCAGTATCCGGTCGAGGAAATCACCGTCGCGAGCACGCTGCAGGAGATGTTCCGGCATATCGTCGCGATCGGCGCGGATTCGATCGTGCGCGGCACGAAGGAAACGGGCTCGGTGCTGATCGAACAGATGACGATCGCCGGCCAGTAA
- the yjgA gene encoding ribosome biogenesis factor YjgA: MTRKTRIQPIEHAVEEDDNGYDRPSKSQLKREMHELQVLGQALVELPKDALKRMPMPEALADAVREARRITDHEGKRRQLQYVGRVMRSLTDDETTALRTALDAQRGVNRAATARLHWIERTREQLLANDDALTEFLRQHPEADIQEGRTLIRNARKEAQQGKPPRYFRELFQWIKTAGGTGEADGDEAPDDAGDDHDDEA; this comes from the coding sequence ATGACACGCAAAACCCGAATCCAGCCGATCGAGCATGCCGTCGAAGAAGACGACAACGGCTACGATCGCCCCAGCAAATCCCAGTTGAAGCGCGAGATGCACGAGCTGCAGGTGCTCGGCCAGGCGCTCGTCGAGTTGCCGAAAGACGCGCTCAAGCGCATGCCGATGCCCGAAGCCCTCGCGGACGCCGTGCGCGAGGCGCGCCGGATCACCGATCACGAAGGCAAGCGCCGCCAGCTCCAGTACGTCGGCCGCGTGATGCGCTCGCTGACCGACGACGAAACGACCGCGCTGCGCACCGCGCTCGACGCCCAGCGTGGCGTGAACCGGGCCGCGACGGCCCGCCTGCACTGGATCGAGCGCACGCGCGAACAGTTGCTCGCGAACGACGACGCGCTGACCGAATTCCTCCGCCAGCACCCCGAAGCCGACATCCAGGAAGGCCGCACGCTGATCCGCAACGCGCGCAAGGAAGCGCAGCAAGGCAAGCCGCCGCGCTACTTCCGCGAGCTGTTCCAGTGGATCAAGACCGCAGGCGGCACGGGCGAGGCGGACGGAGACGAAGCGCCGGACGACGCCGGGGACGACCATGACGACGAAGCGTAA
- the mog gene encoding molybdopterin adenylyltransferase translates to MTTKRNHPDELVVGLVSISDRASTGVYEDKGIPALQEWLAGALSSPWRAETRLIQDDAPTISATLAELVDVAGCDLVLTTGGTGPARRDVTPEATLAVATKEMPGFGEQMRQISLNFVPTAILSRQVAVIRETADHAALIINLPGQPKSIRETLEGLRDADGKSTVPGIFAAVPYCVDLIGGPYIETNAAVVAAFRPKSARR, encoded by the coding sequence ATGACGACGAAGCGTAACCACCCGGACGAGCTCGTGGTCGGCCTCGTGTCGATCAGCGACCGCGCCAGCACGGGCGTCTACGAGGACAAGGGCATTCCGGCGCTGCAGGAATGGCTTGCCGGCGCGCTGAGCTCGCCGTGGCGCGCCGAAACCCGGCTGATCCAGGACGATGCGCCGACGATCTCCGCGACGCTGGCCGAACTCGTCGACGTCGCCGGCTGCGATCTGGTGCTGACGACGGGCGGCACCGGCCCCGCGCGCCGTGACGTGACGCCGGAGGCCACGCTGGCCGTGGCGACGAAGGAAATGCCGGGATTCGGCGAACAGATGCGGCAGATCAGCCTGAATTTCGTGCCGACCGCGATCCTGTCGCGGCAGGTCGCGGTGATCCGCGAGACGGCCGACCACGCGGCGCTGATCATCAACCTGCCCGGCCAGCCGAAGTCGATCCGGGAAACCCTCGAAGGGCTGCGCGACGCCGACGGCAAGTCGACCGTGCCCGGCATCTTTGCCGCGGTGCCCTATTGCGTCGACCTGATCGGCGGCCCGTACATCGAGACCAACGCCGCAGTGGTCGCGGCGTTCCGGCCGAAAAGCGCGCGGCGCTGA
- the orn gene encoding oligoribonuclease codes for MTDTAASASQPALVRNELNLVWLDMEMTGLDPDNDRIIEIAVVVTNSTLDIAVEGPVFAIHQSDETLAKMDDWNKSTHGRSGLIDRVRASTVTEEAAAAQLQAFLAQYVSPGKSPMCGNSICQDRRFMARWMPEFERFFHYRNLDVSTLKELCRRWQPAIYKGFQKRAMHTALADIHESIDELTYYREHFLIPAAPAPAGESAPAA; via the coding sequence ATGACCGATACCGCCGCTTCCGCCAGCCAGCCCGCGCTCGTGCGCAACGAGTTGAACCTCGTCTGGCTCGACATGGAGATGACGGGCCTCGACCCGGATAACGACCGCATCATCGAAATCGCGGTCGTCGTGACCAATTCCACGCTGGACATCGCCGTGGAAGGCCCCGTGTTCGCGATCCACCAGAGCGACGAAACGCTCGCGAAGATGGACGACTGGAACAAGTCGACACACGGCCGTTCGGGCCTGATCGACCGCGTGCGCGCGTCGACCGTGACCGAAGAGGCCGCCGCCGCGCAGCTGCAGGCGTTCCTTGCGCAGTACGTGTCGCCGGGCAAGTCGCCGATGTGCGGCAACTCGATCTGCCAGGATCGCCGCTTCATGGCGCGCTGGATGCCGGAATTCGAGCGGTTCTTCCACTACCGCAACCTCGACGTCAGCACGCTGAAAGAGCTGTGCCGCCGCTGGCAGCCGGCGATCTACAAGGGTTTCCAGAAGCGCGCGATGCACACCGCGCTCGCGGACATCCACGAGTCGATCGACGAACTGACGTACTACCGTGAGCATTTCCTGATTCCGGCTGCGCCGGCGCCGGCAGGCGAGTCCGCGCCGGCCGCCTGA
- a CDS encoding M48 family metallopeptidase: protein MSPFSFTLLFAIAVLAMVVTKLWLASRQIRFVAAHRNGVPAQFSATIPLSAHQRAADYTVERTRLAMLEIVVSAAVLVGLTLLGGVGALDTLLTGWLGRGYGQQVALVAAVLAITGVIDVPFEYYRQFGIEQRFGFNRMTKRLFFTDMLKNTLLGAVLGLPLLFVVLWLMNQAGSLWWLWTWIVWVAFQMLVLLIYPTFIAPIFNKFEPLKDDALRTRIESLMKRCGFAAKGLFVMDGSRRSAHGNAYFTGFGASKRIVFFDTLLARLTGQEIEAVLAHELGHFKRRHVMKRMLVSFVLSLVLLALLGWLAQRTWFYTGLGVTPSLDTSNAGAALVLFFLAIPVFLFFATPVSSLTSRKHEFEADAFAASQTDAQDLVSALVKLYEDNASTLTPDPVYTAFYYSHPPASQRIDRLMQHA, encoded by the coding sequence ATGTCACCCTTTTCGTTCACCCTGCTGTTCGCGATCGCCGTGCTCGCGATGGTCGTCACCAAGCTGTGGCTTGCATCGCGGCAGATCCGCTTCGTCGCCGCTCATCGTAACGGCGTGCCCGCGCAGTTCAGCGCCACCATTCCGCTGTCCGCCCACCAGCGCGCGGCCGACTACACGGTCGAGCGTACACGGCTGGCGATGCTCGAGATCGTCGTCAGCGCGGCCGTGCTGGTCGGCCTCACGCTGCTCGGCGGCGTAGGCGCGCTCGACACGCTGCTGACGGGCTGGCTCGGCCGCGGCTACGGGCAGCAGGTCGCGCTCGTCGCCGCCGTCCTCGCGATCACGGGCGTGATCGACGTGCCGTTCGAGTACTACCGCCAGTTCGGGATCGAGCAGCGTTTCGGCTTCAACCGGATGACCAAGCGCCTGTTCTTCACCGACATGCTGAAAAACACATTGCTCGGCGCCGTGCTCGGCCTGCCGCTGCTGTTCGTCGTGCTGTGGCTGATGAACCAGGCCGGCAGCCTGTGGTGGCTGTGGACCTGGATCGTCTGGGTCGCGTTCCAGATGCTGGTGCTGCTGATCTACCCGACCTTCATCGCGCCGATCTTCAACAAGTTCGAACCGCTGAAGGACGACGCGCTGCGCACGCGCATCGAGTCGCTGATGAAGCGTTGCGGCTTCGCAGCGAAGGGCCTGTTCGTGATGGACGGCAGCCGCCGGTCCGCGCACGGCAACGCATACTTCACGGGCTTCGGCGCATCGAAGCGAATCGTGTTCTTCGACACGCTGCTCGCGCGGCTGACCGGCCAGGAAATCGAAGCCGTGCTCGCGCACGAACTCGGCCACTTCAAGCGCCGCCACGTGATGAAGCGGATGCTCGTGTCGTTCGTGCTGAGCCTCGTGCTGCTCGCGCTGCTCGGCTGGCTCGCGCAGCGCACCTGGTTCTATACGGGGCTCGGCGTCACGCCGTCGCTCGACACGAGCAACGCGGGCGCCGCGCTCGTGCTGTTCTTCCTCGCGATCCCCGTGTTCCTGTTCTTCGCCACGCCGGTCAGCAGCCTCACGTCGCGTAAGCATGAATTCGAGGCCGACGCGTTCGCGGCCAGCCAGACCGACGCACAGGATCTCGTCAGCGCGCTCGTGAAGCTTTACGAGGACAACGCGTCGACGCTCACGCCGGACCCCGTCTACACGGCCTTCTACTACTCGCATCCGCCCGCCTCGCAGCGGATCGACCGCCTGATGCAGCACGCATGA
- the rsgA gene encoding ribosome small subunit-dependent GTPase A — MSRPTSRKPAPRASGAPRVEGRVIAAHGRHYIVAPDDGGPMLQCFPRGKKSDIAVGDRVVYEHASADQGVIVEIGERRNLLYRSDQFKSKLFAANLDQLLIVLATEPYFSEDLLGRALIAADANELKPLVVLNKIDVEAALPVARERLAPYRALGYDVLELSVKGSPDDARAQLMPHLAGHSTILLGQSGMGKSTLVNLLVPDAEAATREISAALNSGRHTTTFTRLYPLEGGGALIDSPGFQEFGLYHLTEGRLERAFPEFRPLLADCRFYNCHHLHEPGCAILEAVADGRIAPSRHALYAQLVHEASQIVR, encoded by the coding sequence ATGAGCCGGCCGACCTCCCGCAAGCCGGCCCCGCGCGCGTCGGGCGCGCCGCGTGTCGAAGGCCGCGTGATCGCGGCGCACGGTCGCCACTACATCGTCGCGCCCGACGACGGCGGCCCGATGCTGCAGTGCTTCCCGCGCGGCAAGAAGAGCGACATCGCGGTCGGCGACCGCGTCGTGTACGAACACGCATCGGCCGATCAGGGCGTGATCGTCGAGATCGGCGAGCGGCGCAACCTGCTGTACCGTTCCGATCAGTTCAAGTCGAAGCTGTTCGCAGCCAACCTCGACCAGTTGCTGATCGTGCTGGCGACCGAGCCCTATTTCAGCGAAGACCTGCTCGGCCGCGCGCTGATCGCGGCCGACGCGAACGAACTGAAGCCGCTGGTCGTGCTGAACAAGATCGACGTCGAGGCCGCGCTGCCGGTCGCCCGCGAGCGCCTCGCGCCCTACCGCGCGCTCGGTTACGACGTGCTCGAACTGTCGGTGAAAGGTTCGCCCGACGATGCGCGTGCGCAGCTGATGCCGCACCTTGCCGGCCATTCGACGATCCTGCTCGGCCAGTCCGGGATGGGCAAGTCGACGCTCGTGAACCTGCTCGTGCCCGATGCCGAGGCCGCGACCCGCGAAATCTCGGCCGCGCTCAACAGCGGCCGCCACACGACGACGTTCACGCGCCTCTATCCGCTGGAAGGCGGTGGCGCGCTGATCGATTCGCCCGGTTTCCAGGAATTCGGCCTCTATCACCTGACGGAAGGCCGTCTCGAGCGCGCGTTCCCCGAGTTCCGGCCACTGCTCGCGGACTGCCGTTTCTATAATTGCCATCATCTGCACGAACCCGGCTGCGCGATTCTCGAAGCCGTTGCCGACGGCCGTATTGCGCCGTCGCGGCATGCGCTTTACGCCCAGCTCGTGCACGAGGCAAGCCAGATCGTCCGCTGA
- a CDS encoding putative signal transducing protein translates to MRFKAPDLATAQHWANVLQVAGIGCELHNCYATGALGGLPADACTPELWLDDERDDALARRLLDAASHGPSTGAAPWRCRQCGEALEAQFTACWQCGAVRDPLDD, encoded by the coding sequence ATGCGTTTCAAGGCACCCGATCTCGCGACCGCGCAGCATTGGGCCAATGTCCTGCAGGTGGCCGGCATCGGTTGCGAGCTGCATAACTGCTACGCGACCGGCGCGCTGGGCGGCCTGCCCGCCGACGCGTGTACCCCCGAGTTGTGGCTCGACGACGAGCGCGACGATGCGCTCGCGCGGCGGCTCCTCGATGCCGCGTCACACGGCCCGTCGACCGGCGCCGCGCCGTGGCGCTGCCGCCAGTGCGGCGAGGCGCTCGAGGCCCAGTTCACCGCCTGCTGGCAATGCGGCGCCGTGCGCGATCCGCTCGACGACTGA
- a CDS encoding CobD/CbiB family protein, translated as MTFFSVLLALIIEQVRALSPSNPVFALFQFHAETVAHGLDAGKQKHGVLAWLAVVLPWVLIVALIYFLLYKVSFVLAFLWNVAVVYFTLGFRQFSHYFTDIHLALNNDDVPRAREILHEWTGLDTVDMPVGEIVRHTLIHAVVASHRHVFGVFFWYVLPIGPAGAVLYRISEYLARSWSTPGDDRTAAFSTFAQRAFFVIDWIPSRLTALGFAIVGNFEDAIYAWRNHTRQWPDPNDGVLLAAGSGALGARLAGPLAEPSSLDALAVGDSGPLTVGDDCTPRTLQSAVGLVWRAVILWMILLLMLTLAVWVS; from the coding sequence ATGACTTTCTTTTCGGTTCTCCTCGCTCTCATCATTGAACAGGTCCGCGCGTTGTCGCCGAGCAATCCGGTGTTTGCGCTGTTCCAGTTTCACGCGGAAACCGTCGCGCATGGTCTCGACGCCGGCAAGCAGAAGCACGGCGTGCTCGCATGGCTCGCGGTCGTGCTGCCGTGGGTGCTGATTGTCGCGCTGATCTATTTCCTGCTGTACAAGGTGAGCTTCGTGCTCGCGTTCCTCTGGAACGTCGCCGTCGTGTATTTCACGCTCGGCTTCCGCCAGTTCAGCCACTATTTCACCGACATTCATCTCGCGCTCAACAACGATGACGTGCCGCGCGCGCGCGAAATCCTGCACGAGTGGACGGGCCTCGACACGGTCGACATGCCGGTCGGCGAAATCGTCCGTCATACGCTGATTCATGCGGTGGTCGCTTCGCATCGCCATGTGTTCGGCGTGTTCTTCTGGTACGTGCTGCCGATCGGTCCGGCTGGCGCCGTGCTGTATCGCATCTCCGAATATCTCGCGCGCAGCTGGTCGACGCCGGGCGACGATCGCACCGCCGCATTCTCGACGTTCGCGCAGCGCGCGTTCTTCGTGATCGACTGGATTCCGTCGCGACTGACCGCGCTCGGCTTCGCGATCGTCGGCAACTTCGAGGACGCGATCTACGCGTGGCGCAATCACACGCGCCAGTGGCCCGACCCGAACGACGGCGTGCTGCTGGCGGCCGGTAGCGGCGCGCTCGGTGCGCGTCTCGCGGGGCCGCTCGCGGAGCCGTCGAGCCTCGACGCGCTGGCGGTTGGCGACAGCGGCCCGTTGACGGTCGGTGACGATTGCACGCCGCGCACGCTGCAGTCGGCGGTCGGGCTGGTCTGGCGCGCCGTGATCCTGTGGATGATCCTGCTGCTGATGCTGACGCTGGCCGTTTGGGTATCGTGA
- a CDS encoding CoA pyrophosphatase — protein MNRRPIIDPEVLPVEGTGAGLPSIDARLMTPSGLRERFARTLEWSVEPDEVRLQEGVDPRSAAVLVPVVVRESGLTVLLTQRADHLNDHAGQISFPGGRREPFDRDTTATALREAKEEIGLAAERVEILGALPDYLTGTGFCVAPVVGLVHPPFTVQADTFEVAEIFEVPLAFLMSPANHQVRVFRWEGGERRFFAMPYPNGESAGHYFIWGATAGMLRNLYRFLAAG, from the coding sequence TTGAATCGCCGCCCCATCATTGATCCCGAAGTGCTGCCGGTCGAAGGCACCGGCGCCGGCCTGCCATCCATCGATGCGCGCCTGATGACGCCGTCGGGGTTGCGCGAACGTTTCGCGCGCACGCTCGAGTGGAGTGTCGAACCCGACGAGGTACGGCTGCAGGAGGGTGTCGATCCGCGCAGCGCTGCCGTTCTCGTGCCGGTCGTCGTTCGCGAATCCGGCCTCACCGTGCTGCTGACCCAGCGCGCGGATCACCTGAACGACCATGCCGGGCAGATCAGCTTCCCCGGCGGTCGTCGCGAGCCGTTCGATCGCGACACGACGGCCACCGCGTTGCGCGAGGCGAAGGAAGAAATCGGGCTGGCCGCGGAGCGGGTCGAAATCCTAGGTGCGCTGCCCGACTACCTGACGGGCACCGGCTTCTGCGTGGCGCCGGTCGTGGGGCTCGTGCATCCGCCGTTTACCGTACAGGCCGATACGTTCGAAGTCGCCGAGATTTTCGAGGTGCCGCTCGCGTTCCTGATGAGCCCCGCGAATCACCAGGTCCGCGTGTTCCGCTGGGAAGGCGGCGAGCGTCGTTTTTTTGCGATGCCCTATCCGAATGGCGAATCGGCCGGGCATTACTTCATCTGGGGCGCAACTGCCGGCATGTTGCGCAATCTGTACCGCTTCTTGGCAGCCGGATAA
- the rplS gene encoding 50S ribosomal protein L19 yields the protein MNLIAKLEQEEIERALAGKTIPEFAPGDTVIVNVNVVEGTRKRVQAYEGVVIAIRNRGLNSNFIVRKISSGEGVERTFQTYSPLLASIVVKRRGDVRRAKLYYLRERSGKSARIKEKLVSKDRTAAASQE from the coding sequence ATGAATCTGATCGCAAAACTTGAGCAGGAAGAGATCGAGCGCGCGCTCGCCGGCAAGACGATCCCCGAATTCGCCCCGGGCGACACGGTGATCGTGAACGTGAACGTGGTTGAAGGTACCCGCAAGCGCGTTCAGGCTTACGAAGGCGTCGTGATCGCGATTCGCAACCGTGGCCTGAACTCGAACTTCATCGTCCGCAAGATCTCGTCGGGCGAAGGCGTCGAGCGTACGTTCCAGACCTACTCGCCGCTGCTGGCGAGCATCGTCGTGAAGCGTCGCGGTGATGTGCGTCGCGCGAAGCTGTACTACCTGCGCGAGCGTTCGGGCAAGTCGGCTCGAATCAAGGAAAAGCTGGTGTCGAAGGATCGCACCGCAGCAGCTTCCCAAGAGTAA
- the trmD gene encoding tRNA (guanosine(37)-N1)-methyltransferase TrmD: MNQVTQSAVQFDVVTLFPEMFRALTDWGITSRAVKQGRFGLRTWNPRDFTTDNYRTVDDRPYGGGPGMVMLARPLEAAIDAAKAAQAEQGVATTRVVMMSPQGAPFTHERAMRMAQEPGVVLLCGRYEAIDQRLLDRCVDEEISLGDFVLSGGELPAMAMMDAVVRLLPGVLNDAQSAVQDSFVDGLLDCPHYTRPEEYEGMRVPDVLLGGHHAEIERWRRQEALKNTLRKRPDLIVRARREKLLSRADEAWLANLAREAKNAS, encoded by the coding sequence ATGAACCAGGTTACGCAGAGCGCGGTGCAGTTCGACGTTGTCACGCTCTTTCCCGAAATGTTCCGTGCACTGACCGACTGGGGCATCACCAGTCGGGCGGTGAAGCAGGGGCGCTTCGGGCTGCGCACTTGGAATCCGCGTGATTTCACGACGGACAACTACCGCACGGTCGATGATCGTCCGTACGGCGGTGGTCCGGGCATGGTGATGCTGGCCAGGCCGCTCGAGGCTGCGATCGATGCTGCGAAGGCGGCGCAGGCGGAGCAGGGCGTTGCGACCACGCGCGTGGTGATGATGTCGCCGCAGGGGGCGCCGTTCACGCACGAACGTGCGATGCGGATGGCGCAGGAGCCGGGCGTCGTCTTGCTGTGCGGTCGCTACGAGGCGATCGACCAGCGCCTGCTCGACCGTTGCGTCGACGAGGAAATCAGCCTCGGCGATTTCGTTCTGTCCGGGGGCGAACTGCCGGCGATGGCGATGATGGATGCCGTCGTGCGCCTGCTGCCCGGCGTGCTGAACGATGCGCAGTCGGCCGTGCAGGACAGCTTCGTCGACGGGCTGCTCGATTGTCCGCATTACACGCGCCCCGAGGAGTACGAGGGGATGCGCGTGCCGGACGTGCTGCTCGGCGGGCATCATGCCGAGATCGAGCGGTGGCGGCGCCAGGAAGCATTGAAGAATACGTTGCGGAAGCGGCCGGACCTGATCGTCCGGGCGCGCCGCGAGAAGTTGTTGAGCCGTGCCGACGAGGCATGGCTTGCGAACCTCGCACGCGAAGCGAAGAACGCCTCCTGA